One Candidatus Nanosynbacter featherlites genomic region harbors:
- a CDS encoding glycine--tRNA ligase: MSQAKMEDIISLCKRRGFIYQGSDVYGGLSGTWDYGPLGVQLKRNIMNLWWRRFVDERDDMYGVDAAILMNQKVWQASGHVDTFVDPLCEDTVNHRRYRTDHILKDNGVDADGMTMEQMDAVIAEQGIKSPDGNPLSKSRTFNMMFKTHVGATESDDSMSYLRPETAQGIFTNFKNVVDSFYPNLPFGIAQQGKAFRNEIAPRDFVFRSREFEQMEIEYFVDPEHWQEAFDELLASTHAFLVELGLRPEHIHELDVPVEDRAHYSKKTIDIEYDYPIGREELMGIAYRTDFDLMNIQRASGKSMEYTVKGTNTKFVPHVIEPSFGVERALMAVLSGAYREDEQNGEKRVYLVLPEHLAPVKFAVSPLLKNKPELVEKAREVYASLAKANPGRVMWDDNGNIGKRYRRQDEIGTPYCVVIDFQTLEDGTVTVRERDTTEQRRVKVEEL, translated from the coding sequence ATGAGTCAAGCAAAAATGGAAGATATTATCAGCCTGTGTAAGCGCCGCGGCTTTATTTATCAGGGGTCGGATGTATATGGTGGTCTTTCTGGTACGTGGGATTACGGCCCGCTGGGTGTGCAGCTGAAGCGTAATATCATGAACCTATGGTGGCGCCGGTTTGTTGACGAGCGTGACGACATGTACGGTGTTGATGCGGCGATTTTGATGAATCAGAAGGTCTGGCAGGCGAGTGGGCATGTCGATACCTTCGTCGATCCGCTGTGTGAAGACACGGTTAATCACCGACGCTACCGCACCGATCATATTCTCAAGGACAACGGCGTTGACGCTGATGGCATGACCATGGAGCAGATGGATGCAGTAATTGCTGAACAAGGCATCAAGAGCCCCGATGGCAATCCGTTGAGTAAATCACGGACGTTTAATATGATGTTCAAAACGCATGTTGGTGCGACTGAGAGTGATGACAGTATGTCCTATCTCCGCCCAGAAACTGCTCAGGGAATTTTCACCAATTTCAAAAACGTCGTCGATAGTTTCTACCCTAATTTGCCGTTTGGTATCGCTCAGCAGGGCAAGGCGTTTCGTAATGAAATTGCACCGCGCGACTTCGTGTTCCGCTCTCGGGAGTTTGAGCAGATGGAGATTGAATATTTTGTCGACCCTGAACATTGGCAGGAAGCGTTTGACGAGCTACTGGCGTCAACGCATGCGTTTTTGGTAGAGCTAGGCTTGAGGCCAGAGCACATTCACGAGCTGGACGTGCCGGTGGAGGATCGGGCACACTACAGTAAAAAGACGATCGACATTGAGTACGACTATCCAATTGGCCGTGAGGAGTTGATGGGCATCGCCTATCGAACTGATTTTGACCTGATGAACATCCAGCGCGCCAGTGGCAAGAGTATGGAGTACACTGTCAAGGGAACGAACACAAAATTTGTTCCGCACGTCATCGAGCCGTCGTTTGGTGTCGAGCGAGCGCTGATGGCGGTACTGTCGGGCGCGTACCGTGAGGACGAGCAAAACGGTGAAAAGCGGGTGTACTTGGTGTTGCCAGAGCATTTGGCGCCAGTCAAATTTGCCGTGTCGCCGCTACTGAAGAATAAGCCAGAATTGGTGGAAAAAGCTCGCGAAGTCTACGCGAGCCTCGCCAAAGCCAACCCCGGACGTGTGATGTGGGACGACAACGGTAACATCGGCAAGCGCTACCGCCGCCAAGACGAAATCGGCACGCCGTACTGCGTAGTCATCGACTTCCAGACGCTGGAGGACGGCACGGTAACGGTGCGTGAGCGGGATACGACGGAGCAGCGGCGGGTGAAGGTTGAGGAGCTATAG
- a CDS encoding ribonuclease H family protein — protein sequence MTIYYTDGSASPNPGPGGFAVIRDLQPWILGSEDGETTNIRMEGKALIAALQDADGAPCVIYTDSEFWINVVTKWAPGWEKRGWTKKGGEIKNLDIVQELYELYSNSQAELRWVRGHEGDEGNELADTWANRAREGERLTR from the coding sequence ATGACAATTTACTACACTGACGGTTCTGCTTCGCCAAATCCCGGTCCGGGTGGCTTTGCAGTGATTCGTGATCTCCAGCCGTGGATCTTGGGTTCCGAGGACGGCGAGACAACCAATATTCGCATGGAGGGCAAGGCGCTGATTGCGGCGCTTCAGGACGCGGACGGTGCGCCGTGTGTGATTTATACTGATAGTGAATTTTGGATCAACGTGGTGACCAAGTGGGCGCCAGGCTGGGAAAAGCGCGGCTGGACAAAGAAGGGTGGCGAGATCAAAAATCTGGATATTGTCCAAGAACTGTATGAGCTATATTCAAATTCTCAAGCGGAGCTCCGCTGGGTGCGCGGCCATGAAGGCGACGAAGGAAATGAGCTGGCGGACACTTGGGCCAACCGGGCGCGTGAAGGCGAACGATTGACTAGATAA
- a CDS encoding SDR family NAD(P)-dependent oxidoreductase has translation MHIILGGTSGLGLEMAQQLRENGKRVLVLGKTHNTQEHGEGFPLDVYYPEQVEAAPARIEQILGGDAIEQFVWAAGYGWRGNFEDQPDARSMAEVNFAGALPLVQWAWRKMARQHQKSVLTIIGSTSSVKARGDEAVYVATKHAQAGLARSLGMQADEQKLPVKVALFLPGAMKTPFWNGRELPVDYLFFNDPAKVAAHIINAVNHQQQPFLEWALPKGTLT, from the coding sequence ATGCATATTATTCTTGGTGGGACGAGTGGGCTTGGCCTGGAAATGGCGCAGCAGCTCAGGGAAAATGGCAAGCGTGTACTGGTACTGGGAAAGACGCATAATACCCAGGAGCACGGCGAGGGATTCCCGTTGGATGTGTACTATCCCGAGCAGGTTGAAGCAGCGCCAGCGCGGATTGAGCAGATTTTGGGTGGCGACGCAATTGAACAATTTGTGTGGGCAGCGGGCTATGGCTGGCGTGGTAATTTCGAGGATCAGCCTGACGCGCGCTCCATGGCTGAGGTGAACTTCGCTGGTGCGTTGCCGTTGGTACAGTGGGCGTGGCGCAAGATGGCCCGTCAACATCAGAAGTCAGTGTTAACCATCATCGGTTCAACCAGTAGCGTCAAAGCTCGCGGGGACGAAGCGGTATATGTGGCGACCAAACACGCCCAAGCAGGACTGGCGCGCAGTTTGGGAATGCAGGCGGATGAACAGAAATTGCCAGTGAAAGTCGCGCTGTTTTTGCCTGGCGCCATGAAAACGCCGTTTTGGAATGGCCGAGAGCTACCAGTTGATTATTTGTTCTTCAATGACCCAGCCAAAGTGGCCGCGCACATCATTAACGCGGTTAATCACCAGCAGCAACCATTCCTTGAATGGGCGCTACCAAAGGGTACGTTGACGTAA
- a CDS encoding glycoside hydrolase family 1 protein gives MTDAKRSNPSFPKRFLWGAAISAHQTEGGLNNQWTAWELENAKTLATQAPYSFGRTAMWSHVEKEATNPDNYVSGTGVEHYSRYEEDFQLLEQMGLNSFRFGIEWARVEPEEGAWDASVIDHYRTYLKRLKELEITPVVTLFHFTLPVWFAEKGGFERRSNVAYFVRFVEKILDELGRDLEWIISINEPLVYVGESYFQGAWPPNQTKKLLGFKVLLNLIRAHKKVYQLACKNRRHKVSMAHNLSYIYAGDDAWVSRLSARVTDYLVNQWIVRRVRKHSNFLAINYYFAQRFFGYRVHNSEKNPESDLGWDMQPDKLYELLVETYKKHQLPIFITENGLADATDQHRKWWLMETIRAMDRALKEDVKIIGYLHWSLLDNFEWDKGYWPKFGLAKVDRKTMERTLRASGKWYGMVVKRLRS, from the coding sequence ATGACGGATGCAAAACGATCGAATCCAAGCTTTCCAAAACGATTTTTATGGGGTGCGGCTATTTCGGCGCACCAGACGGAAGGAGGCTTGAACAATCAGTGGACCGCCTGGGAACTAGAAAATGCTAAAACGTTGGCCACGCAGGCGCCATACAGTTTTGGGCGGACTGCCATGTGGTCACATGTGGAAAAAGAGGCTACCAATCCTGACAATTATGTTTCAGGCACTGGAGTTGAGCATTATTCGCGGTATGAAGAAGACTTTCAGTTGTTGGAGCAAATGGGGCTTAATTCATTTCGGTTTGGGATCGAATGGGCTCGTGTGGAGCCAGAAGAGGGTGCTTGGGATGCGTCGGTGATTGATCATTATCGCACCTATTTGAAACGGTTGAAAGAATTGGAAATCACCCCTGTAGTAACGCTGTTTCATTTTACCTTGCCAGTTTGGTTTGCCGAGAAAGGTGGCTTTGAGAGGCGAAGTAATGTAGCTTATTTTGTGCGATTTGTGGAAAAAATTCTGGATGAATTGGGCCGTGATTTGGAGTGGATTATTAGTATCAATGAGCCGCTGGTGTATGTCGGGGAAAGTTATTTTCAGGGGGCATGGCCGCCAAATCAAACCAAAAAGCTGCTTGGTTTTAAGGTGTTACTAAATCTGATACGGGCGCACAAGAAGGTTTATCAGCTGGCGTGCAAAAATCGCCGCCACAAGGTGTCGATGGCGCATAATCTATCGTACATTTATGCTGGAGATGATGCGTGGGTATCGCGGTTGAGCGCTCGAGTAACTGACTATCTAGTCAATCAGTGGATTGTGCGGCGAGTGCGCAAACACAGTAATTTTTTGGCGATCAATTATTACTTTGCGCAACGGTTTTTTGGGTATCGAGTGCATAATTCTGAGAAGAATCCAGAGAGCGACTTAGGCTGGGATATGCAGCCAGACAAATTGTATGAGTTGCTAGTCGAGACGTACAAAAAGCACCAATTGCCAATTTTTATCACAGAGAATGGGTTGGCTGATGCGACAGATCAACACCGTAAATGGTGGCTGATGGAAACGATTCGAGCTATGGACAGGGCACTCAAAGAAGACGTCAAGATTATCGGCTATCTGCACTGGAGTCTACTAGATAACTTTGAGTGGGATAAGGGTTATTGGCCTAAGTTTGGCCTGGCAAAGGTTGATAGAAAAACCATGGAGCGCACGCTGCGGGCAAGTGGTAAATGGTATGGTATGGTTGTGAAGCGATTGCGATCATAG
- a CDS encoding NUDIX hydrolase, translating into MSNTIKGHIITQNLDGTDHLDCLYRISLKALIYNDVGQILVVKEIDRTYWDLPGGGMDFGETIESSLKRELHEEVGYKGDLRYQLFDASDEMYIERIDANQICFYCRVWPENFDFEPGEEGDEVMFINPEELLLQKSEVDAPARAHGAHMKWQEISGCMK; encoded by the coding sequence ATGTCAAACACTATCAAAGGACATATCATTACGCAGAATTTAGATGGCACAGATCATCTGGATTGTCTGTATCGCATCTCTCTCAAAGCGCTAATTTACAACGACGTTGGGCAAATTTTGGTCGTCAAAGAAATTGATCGGACGTATTGGGATTTGCCGGGTGGTGGCATGGACTTCGGTGAGACGATTGAATCGTCACTGAAACGTGAGCTACACGAAGAAGTTGGCTACAAGGGTGATCTGCGTTATCAACTTTTTGACGCGTCGGATGAGATGTACATTGAGCGGATTGACGCTAATCAAATCTGTTTTTATTGTCGTGTCTGGCCGGAGAATTTTGACTTTGAGCCAGGTGAAGAGGGCGATGAGGTGATGTTTATTAACCCAGAGGAATTACTGCTTCAGAAGAGTGAGGTTGACGCGCCAGCTCGAGCGCATGGGGCGCATATGAAATGGCAGGAAATCAGTGGCTGTATGAAATGA
- a CDS encoding glutamine amidotransferase: MMRPFLLLQSRPETEASDDEYQAFLKFGGLEADQLVRLRLERGDKPAVNLDDYAGIIMGGGPANFAYDEAQKSPEQKRFESYILPLMRRIIEVDAPFLGACLGVGAVVTAMGGQMSFDYPEAVGAVDISATPDGEQDDLFRDFPAVFRGFVGHKEGIINPPSGCTVLARSNTCVQMLRAGNNVYATQFHPELDADGLALRINIYKHAGYFAPEEADLLIANAQQEVITWPELVLRRFVERYH; the protein is encoded by the coding sequence ATGATGAGACCGTTTTTACTACTGCAATCGCGCCCTGAGACTGAAGCATCAGATGATGAATATCAAGCATTTTTGAAATTTGGTGGGCTAGAGGCTGATCAATTGGTGCGGCTGAGGCTAGAACGCGGTGACAAGCCAGCGGTGAATTTGGATGATTATGCTGGGATCATCATGGGCGGCGGTCCGGCTAATTTCGCGTATGACGAAGCACAAAAATCGCCCGAGCAGAAGCGATTTGAAAGCTATATTTTGCCGTTGATGCGTCGAATCATTGAGGTAGACGCGCCATTTTTGGGAGCTTGTTTAGGTGTTGGCGCGGTGGTGACGGCCATGGGTGGACAGATGAGCTTTGACTATCCTGAGGCGGTTGGCGCGGTAGATATTTCTGCAACGCCTGACGGCGAGCAAGATGACTTATTTAGAGATTTTCCAGCAGTTTTCCGCGGCTTTGTCGGGCACAAAGAGGGTATAATTAACCCACCAAGCGGTTGCACGGTACTGGCTCGTTCAAACACTTGTGTGCAAATGCTGCGCGCTGGCAATAATGTTTACGCCACACAATTTCACCCTGAACTTGATGCTGATGGCCTGGCGTTGCGCATCAATATCTATAAACACGCTGGCTATTTTGCCCCCGAAGAAGCCGACTTATTGATAGCTAACGCCCAGCAGGAAGTTATCACTTGGCCAGAGTTGGTACTGCGGCGGTTTGTGGAGCGATATCATTAA
- a CDS encoding gluconeogenesis factor YvcK family protein — protein MELMGINIVVIGGGTGSFTLLSGLKNYTHNITALVNMVDDGGSTGQLRDELGVLPAGDVRQCLVALSTSPKVRDLFNYRFDEGSMKGHAFGNLFMAALEKMTGNFTEAVKVAGEVLNIRGRVEPITFDNITLVTRLADGTVVRGQHEAESLIIPVGERPWLDLEPTARINPQARQAILSADLVVIAPGLLYGSLAPALLVSGVTRALAETKAKKVYVCNLVNKPGQTDEFTVADYASEIERFAGVKLDHVLYNNHRPSQELIDRYAKDGELLVEWNKEELKKKHFYASGKRLIADEVWENTNAASDPLAAQRSLIRHDADRVARELMRIYFA, from the coding sequence ATGGAACTAATGGGTATAAACATTGTCGTTATCGGCGGCGGTACGGGTAGCTTCACATTACTGAGTGGATTAAAAAATTATACACACAACATTACAGCCCTGGTTAACATGGTGGATGATGGTGGATCAACAGGGCAGCTGAGGGATGAATTGGGGGTTTTGCCGGCTGGTGATGTCCGGCAGTGCTTGGTGGCGCTGAGTACCTCACCAAAGGTGAGAGACCTGTTTAACTACCGTTTTGATGAAGGTAGTATGAAAGGACACGCGTTTGGCAATCTATTCATGGCAGCCCTAGAAAAAATGACCGGTAATTTTACCGAAGCTGTCAAAGTAGCCGGAGAAGTGCTCAATATCCGAGGACGAGTAGAGCCCATCACGTTTGATAATATAACGCTTGTTACGCGACTGGCTGACGGCACGGTTGTCAGGGGTCAGCATGAGGCTGAATCATTGATCATTCCTGTTGGCGAGCGTCCATGGTTGGACTTGGAGCCGACTGCTCGCATCAATCCGCAGGCACGGCAGGCGATATTGAGTGCGGATTTGGTGGTGATTGCGCCAGGGTTGTTGTACGGTAGCCTGGCGCCAGCCCTGTTGGTTAGTGGTGTAACGCGTGCCCTCGCTGAAACCAAGGCCAAAAAGGTGTATGTTTGTAATTTAGTGAACAAGCCTGGTCAGACTGATGAGTTCACGGTTGCGGATTATGCCAGTGAAATTGAACGGTTTGCAGGTGTTAAATTGGACCACGTATTGTATAACAACCATCGTCCGTCGCAGGAATTGATTGATCGGTATGCTAAAGATGGCGAACTACTGGTCGAATGGAACAAAGAAGAGCTAAAAAAGAAGCATTTTTACGCCTCAGGTAAGCGATTGATCGCTGATGAAGTCTGGGAAAATACTAACGCTGCTAGCGACCCGTTGGCGGCACAGCGTAGTTTGATTCGGCACGATGCTGACAGAGTGGCGCGTGAGTTGATGCGAATTTATTTTGCCTAG
- a CDS encoding ATP-dependent DNA helicase, with translation MDQELALAILMSGRSALLTGAAGTGKTHLLNTFIAQARDQGKKVSVTATTGLAATHLGGNTIHSWSGIGVSDHLANNFFDRLSKTRREVITKTDVLVIDEISMLHDFRLDMVDRVLRGVRENDQPFGGIQLVMSGDFFQLPPINRPGEQGGGFVVYSEAWQELQPAVLYLERQYRQNDEQLLEILTALRNDDIRRHHAETLLARTEVELPDGDITELHTVNVDVDAINSQKLAELAGGERTYQQTTTGSKVYVENLQRSVLAPSELVLKLGALVMAVKNSPQKLYANGSIGTVVDFEPLTDYPIVEFCSGQQVTMVPDVWELRDGERKRASISQVPLRLAWAITVHKSQGMTLDAAKIDLRKAFVEGMGYVALSRVRDLDNLYLYGINRKALAVSPDALAIDEVLQRASSEVAKHYRPMLEEMKRKQSVPKKSGKKSQSGSWQQKIAKMRETYPKAYMPWEKADDDILKQEFLQGATIQQLSQKLGRHEGSIRMRLQKHFGEDIVA, from the coding sequence ATGGACCAAGAGTTGGCGCTGGCGATTTTGATGAGCGGTCGGTCGGCGCTGCTGACGGGTGCGGCTGGTACGGGCAAAACGCACCTGCTGAATACTTTTATTGCACAGGCGCGTGACCAGGGTAAAAAGGTGTCGGTAACAGCGACGACGGGCTTGGCGGCGACGCATTTGGGCGGCAATACCATTCACAGTTGGAGTGGTATTGGTGTCAGTGATCACTTGGCGAACAACTTTTTTGATCGGCTGTCAAAAACGCGACGTGAGGTAATTACTAAGACTGATGTGCTGGTGATTGACGAGATTTCCATGCTGCATGATTTTCGGCTGGACATGGTCGATCGGGTGTTGCGTGGTGTCCGGGAGAATGACCAGCCATTTGGCGGTATTCAGCTAGTGATGAGTGGTGACTTTTTCCAATTACCGCCGATCAATCGTCCGGGTGAGCAGGGCGGTGGTTTTGTGGTATATTCGGAAGCGTGGCAGGAATTGCAGCCAGCAGTGCTATATTTGGAGCGGCAATATCGGCAAAATGACGAGCAGCTCCTCGAGATTTTGACGGCACTGAGGAATGACGATATCAGACGGCATCATGCCGAGACCTTGCTAGCGCGGACGGAGGTCGAATTGCCTGATGGTGATATCACCGAACTACACACCGTCAATGTTGATGTCGACGCCATTAACAGCCAGAAGCTGGCGGAACTGGCGGGTGGGGAACGAACGTACCAGCAGACGACGACCGGTTCAAAAGTATATGTCGAGAACTTGCAGCGGTCGGTACTGGCGCCGAGCGAACTCGTGTTGAAACTGGGTGCGTTGGTGATGGCGGTGAAAAATTCGCCGCAGAAATTGTACGCCAATGGTAGTATCGGCACGGTGGTGGATTTTGAGCCGCTGACCGATTATCCGATTGTGGAGTTTTGTAGTGGTCAGCAAGTGACCATGGTGCCGGATGTGTGGGAGCTGCGTGACGGTGAGCGCAAGCGCGCTAGTATTTCTCAGGTGCCGCTGCGGCTGGCGTGGGCTATTACCGTGCATAAAAGCCAGGGTATGACGCTGGACGCGGCAAAAATTGACCTAAGAAAAGCGTTTGTTGAAGGTATGGGTTATGTGGCCCTCAGTCGGGTGCGAGATCTTGATAATCTGTATCTATATGGAATTAACCGCAAAGCATTGGCGGTCTCGCCTGATGCACTGGCAATTGACGAGGTGCTGCAGCGGGCAAGTAGTGAGGTGGCCAAGCATTATCGTCCAATGTTAGAGGAAATGAAGCGAAAACAGTCAGTTCCGAAAAAATCCGGTAAGAAATCTCAGTCCGGCAGCTGGCAGCAAAAAATTGCCAAAATGCGCGAAACCTATCCCAAAGCCTACATGCCGTGGGAAAAAGCCGACGACGACATTCTCAAACAGGAGTTCTTGCAGGGCGCAACCATCCAGCAACTTAGTCAAAAACTTGGTCGCCATGAAGGCTCAATTCGCATGCGACTACAGAAGCATTTTGGGGAAGATATCGTAGCGTAA
- a CDS encoding division/cell wall cluster transcriptional repressor MraZ, which translates to MQVDYFERKLDDKRRLTMPAELREEFASGVVLTRGFGKYLHLYPRRVWDKEVESALQGSILDERIADLNVKFRRGKTASTLDQKQGRVTVEQHLLDYAGIDREIVAVRAGAYFRVMAADAVDAD; encoded by the coding sequence GTGCAAGTAGATTACTTTGAGCGAAAGCTGGACGACAAGCGTCGTTTGACGATGCCAGCTGAACTCAGAGAGGAATTTGCGTCTGGTGTGGTTCTGACCAGAGGGTTTGGCAAATATCTCCACCTATATCCACGGCGTGTCTGGGATAAAGAAGTCGAGAGCGCTTTGCAGGGCAGTATCCTGGATGAGCGAATTGCCGACCTGAACGTTAAATTCCGACGGGGTAAAACAGCATCCACGCTTGACCAAAAACAAGGTCGGGTGACGGTAGAGCAGCATTTGCTGGACTATGCTGGCATTGATCGGGAAATTGTGGCGGTTCGCGCCGGAGCATATTTCCGAGTGATGGCAGCCGATGCAGTCGACGCGGATTGA
- a CDS encoding Kiwa anti-phage protein KwaB-like domain-containing protein produces MEEVRETTDIFLWANQTDAKKNDLQIELFLFNKNYTPYVMPLKGDVEQQLRPLFLFDYINQVNLGAGTGLSVRDYELSEAEDNVLLRTDLAKVGRAETLIHLIEHERGDIVEFSETEHEFKRMKGIVARFTDPNDPEKIFYTAKLIQQGQTLKSALAWEFSDGMFGAFKAEVGFKVPDDNQVLIIGQDIFAFNPGKFERMFGYEYKKQVIADKKVAEIEKEYKLSFPEGLDLNTLVKERKKTINKLQKLEIGEVKQEQVLDYADEMQLELMSDDNGAIIIMDGNDLDMFVNLINEDYIESKITGKRYEIKSKKLLGEPEGEPPRG; encoded by the coding sequence ATGGAAGAAGTGAGGGAAACGACTGATATTTTTTTGTGGGCGAATCAAACTGACGCGAAGAAGAATGATTTACAGATAGAGCTGTTTTTGTTTAATAAAAATTACACGCCGTATGTTATGCCTCTAAAGGGCGATGTCGAGCAGCAGCTCCGGCCGCTATTTTTGTTTGATTATATCAATCAAGTTAATTTGGGGGCGGGTACCGGCCTTAGCGTGCGGGATTATGAGCTGAGCGAAGCGGAAGACAACGTACTACTGCGGACAGACCTCGCCAAGGTTGGCCGAGCGGAAACCTTGATTCATTTGATTGAACATGAGCGCGGCGACATCGTGGAGTTTTCGGAAACTGAGCATGAGTTTAAGCGAATGAAGGGAATTGTGGCGCGATTTACCGATCCAAATGATCCAGAAAAAATCTTTTACACAGCCAAGCTGATCCAGCAGGGGCAGACACTCAAAAGTGCACTGGCGTGGGAGTTTTCTGATGGCATGTTTGGTGCGTTTAAGGCGGAGGTTGGTTTTAAAGTGCCAGATGATAACCAGGTGCTGATCATCGGGCAGGATATTTTCGCCTTTAATCCAGGCAAGTTTGAGCGGATGTTTGGCTATGAGTACAAGAAGCAGGTGATTGCCGATAAGAAAGTGGCGGAGATCGAAAAGGAATATAAATTGAGTTTCCCAGAGGGCTTGGATCTGAACACGCTGGTCAAGGAGCGCAAAAAGACCATCAATAAACTACAGAAATTGGAGATCGGCGAGGTCAAGCAAGAGCAGGTGCTGGACTATGCTGATGAGATGCAGCTGGAGCTAATGAGTGATGATAACGGCGCGATTATCATCATGGACGGCAATGATCTGGATATGTTTGTGAACTTGATCAATGAGGACTACATTGAGAGCAAAATTACTGGCAAACGCTACGAAATTAAGTCGAAAAAACTGCTGGGTGAGCCTGAGGGTGAACCGCCGCGAGGTTAA
- a CDS encoding SAP domain-containing protein, with protein sequence MTKSRPEFDKITSFDEFNKYYWYREELSQICKSLGLEYKGTKQELNHIIEQYFKGNLIKKSSIKNEKKRVETITLDTPLLECGFSFNVKFREYFSAVTGITPFKFTADMATAWRKVKRENDLSFTIQDMLKVYYGESDYAKYDNSACQWNQFLKDFSADENSRNYSNKLKVASILWKEVRNSRNEKIYSKNLLTEYAGKIKEYHN encoded by the coding sequence TTGACAAAAAGTAGACCTGAGTTTGATAAAATTACATCGTTTGACGAGTTTAATAAATACTATTGGTATCGTGAAGAACTTTCGCAGATATGCAAGTCATTAGGATTAGAATATAAAGGCACAAAACAGGAACTCAATCACATTATTGAGCAGTACTTTAAGGGTAATTTGATTAAAAAGTCATCAATAAAAAATGAAAAGAAACGAGTAGAAACTATTACCTTAGATACTCCATTACTTGAATGTGGGTTTTCCTTTAACGTAAAATTTAGAGAATATTTCTCCGCCGTAACAGGTATTACACCTTTTAAATTTACTGCTGATATGGCTACTGCTTGGAGAAAAGTAAAGAGAGAAAATGATTTGAGTTTTACCATTCAAGATATGCTAAAAGTTTATTATGGAGAGTCAGATTATGCCAAGTATGATAATTCGGCTTGTCAATGGAATCAATTTTTAAAGGATTTTAGTGCAGACGAAAATAGTCGCAACTATTCGAACAAATTAAAAGTAGCTTCTATTCTTTGGAAAGAAGTTAGAAATTCAAGAAATGAAAAAATTTATTCAAAGAATCTTTTGACTGAATATGCCGGTAAAATAAAAGAGTATCACAATTAG
- a CDS encoding CPBP family intramembrane glutamic endopeptidase, translating into MSNPTEKAQNSLPLIKKEHRTKVLITLFVLTALAGAGYWAVIAVTSGSAPPVALALRLVYIAALYMPVPLYTLLLSRLMLGIPIPFRALLSLRHITVKKYALVAGLFLAWAVLMIGSVVILGWLWPDTFGHMATTNGHLVHNLEKLIGTSVDASAINLPPTPLVMLPLGIVGALMAGLTVNAIFAMTEEILWRGYLAQAFAGRPFCKKYATIGVLWGLWHIPLIALGYNYGAANALPGVVLFVGFCVVMSLMLGFVVERTRSVWLAAVLHGTFNGFSNVMSLLVVGGSSLLASSVVGVVSLVVWLVVFLGCYISTTFIPATDQCAKDVKAKIS; encoded by the coding sequence ATGAGTAACCCTACAGAAAAAGCACAAAATTCGCTCCCTCTTATTAAAAAAGAGCATCGTACCAAAGTACTAATCACCCTCTTTGTCTTGACGGCGCTAGCCGGAGCAGGCTATTGGGCGGTTATAGCTGTGACGAGTGGTAGCGCGCCGCCAGTAGCGCTAGCATTGCGCTTGGTGTACATCGCGGCTTTGTATATGCCAGTGCCACTGTATACGCTCTTACTGAGTCGATTGATGCTTGGCATACCAATACCATTTCGTGCGTTGTTGTCATTGAGGCACATCACCGTGAAGAAGTATGCATTGGTCGCTGGACTGTTTTTGGCCTGGGCAGTATTGATGATTGGCTCCGTTGTGATTCTTGGCTGGCTGTGGCCAGATACTTTTGGGCACATGGCAACGACTAATGGACACTTGGTGCACAACCTCGAGAAGCTTATCGGCACGTCAGTTGATGCCAGCGCGATAAACTTACCGCCGACGCCGCTTGTCATGTTGCCGCTTGGTATCGTCGGTGCATTGATGGCCGGGCTAACGGTAAATGCGATCTTTGCGATGACAGAGGAGATACTGTGGCGTGGTTACCTTGCGCAGGCATTTGCTGGACGGCCATTTTGCAAGAAATATGCGACGATTGGCGTGCTATGGGGACTGTGGCATATTCCGCTGATTGCCCTCGGGTATAACTATGGCGCAGCGAATGCACTTCCGGGAGTAGTGCTGTTTGTGGGATTTTGTGTAGTTATGTCGCTTATGCTTGGTTTCGTCGTTGAGCGGACCCGAAGTGTATGGCTCGCTGCAGTACTGCATGGGACATTTAATGGCTTCTCGAATGTTATGTCGCTTTTGGTCGTTGGTGGGAGCTCACTACTCGCCAGCTCGGTAGTGGGTGTTGTCTCGCTCGTGGTATGGTTGGTAGTATTTCTCGGCTGCTACATAAGCACTACTTTTATACCTGCCACAGATCAATGTGCCAAAGACGTCAAAGCCAAAATATCTTAA